In Streptomyces longhuiensis, the following proteins share a genomic window:
- a CDS encoding DJ-1/PfpI family protein, with the protein MAPKILLVTGDAAESLEVLYPYQRLREEGYDVHIAAPERKKLRFVVHDFEPGFDTYTEKPGYTWPADLAFAEVEPEQYVAVVIPGGRAPEYLRNDPELRKILKSFFDADKPVAQICHGPLLTAAVDGLRGRNVTAYPALEPDMQAAGAAFRDAEVVVDGTLVSSRAWPDHPGWMREFLTVLRAKAPVT; encoded by the coding sequence ATGGCACCCAAGATCCTCCTGGTGACCGGCGACGCCGCCGAGTCACTGGAAGTCCTGTACCCCTACCAGCGCCTGCGCGAGGAGGGCTACGACGTCCACATCGCCGCCCCGGAGCGCAAGAAGCTGCGGTTCGTCGTCCATGACTTCGAGCCGGGGTTCGACACGTACACGGAGAAGCCCGGCTACACCTGGCCCGCCGATCTCGCGTTCGCGGAGGTCGAGCCGGAACAGTATGTCGCTGTCGTGATCCCGGGCGGCCGCGCCCCCGAGTATCTGCGCAACGACCCGGAGCTTCGCAAGATTCTGAAGTCTTTTTTCGACGCCGACAAGCCCGTGGCCCAGATCTGCCACGGACCGCTGCTCACGGCGGCCGTCGACGGGCTGCGCGGGCGCAACGTCACGGCCTATCCGGCGCTGGAGCCCGACATGCAGGCGGCCGGTGCGGCTTTCCGCGACGCGGAAGTGGTGGTCGACGGGACGCTGGTGTCGTCCCGCGCCTGGCCGGACCACCCGGGGTGGATGCGGGAGTTCCTCACGGTGCTGCGCGCCAAGGCGCCGGTGACCTG
- a CDS encoding NAD-glutamate dehydrogenase encodes MQTKLDEAKAELLARAARVAENSPAGGHLPAGTNGEGAPDQESVLAFLQRYYLHTAPEDLADRDPVDVFGAAVSHYRLAEVRPQGTANVKVHTPTVEENGWTCSHSVVEVVTDDMPFLVDSVTNELSRQGRGIHVVIHPQVTVRRDLTGKLLEVLPAGSAADGHDTLTESWIHVEIDRETDRADLKQITSDLLRVLSDVREAVEDWEKMRDSALRIADDLPSEPTADDVRAQDVEEARELLRWLSTDHFTFLGYREYELREDDSLSAVPGTGLGILRSDPQHGVDDHHPVSPSFSRLPADARAKAREHKILVLTKANSRATVHRPSYLDYVGVKKFDAEGNVIGERRFLGLFSSAAYTESVRRVPVVRRKVQEVLRGAGFSPNSHDGRDLLQILETYPRDELFQTPADELRAIVTSVLYLQERRRLRLYLRQDEYGRYYSALVYLPRDRYTTGVRLRIIDILKEELDGTSVDFTAWNTESILSRLHFVVRVEPGTELPALTEADTERIEARLVDAARSWADGFGEALNAECGEERAAELARRYSGAFPEGYKADHSPRAAVADLVHLEALKRGEKDFSLSLYEPVGAAPGERRFKIYRTGAPVSLSSVLPVLNRLGVEVIDERPYELRCSDRTTAWIYDFGLQMPKSPNGNGDYLGDDGRERFQEAFTATWTGAAEDDGFNSLVLSAGLNWRQAMVLRAYAKYLRQAGATFSQDYMEDTLRNNVHTTRLLVSLFEARMSPERQRAGTELIDGLLEELDGALDQVASLDEDRILRSFLTVIKATLRTNFFQKSDDGKPHAYVSMKFDPQAIPDLPAPRPAFEIWVYSPRVEGVHLRFGKVARGGLRWSDRREDFRTEVLGLVKAQMVKNTVIVPVGAKGGFVAKNLPDPSVDRDAWLAEGVASYKTFISALLDITDNLVAGEVVPPADVVRHDEDDTYLVVAADKGTATFSDIANAVAESYNFWLGDAFASGGSAGYDHKGMGITARGAWESVKRHFRELGTDTQTEDFTVVGVGDMSGDVFGNGMLLSEHIRLVAAFDHRHIFIDPRPDAATSYAERRRLFDLPRSSWADYNKELISAGGGIFPRSAKAIQLNAHIREALGIESGAAKMTPADLMKTILHAPVDLLWNGGIGTYVKSSAESNADVGDKANDAIRVDGQDVRAKVIGEGGNLGATQLGRIEFARKGGKVNTDAIDNSAGVDTSDHEVNIKILLNALVTDGDMTVKQRNKLLAEMTDEVGALVLRNNYAQNTALANAVAQAPDLLHAHQRFMRRLVRDGNLDRALEFLPADRQVKELLNSGRGLSQPELAVLLAYTKITAAHELIQTSLPDDPYLRRLLHAYFPQALRERFSDAVDGHALRREIITTVLVNDTVNTGGSTFLHRLREETGASLEEIVRAQLAAREIFGLGEVWDAVEALDNVVAADVQTRIRLHSRRLVERGTRWLLNNRPQPLQLAETIDFFHEGVAQVWSAMPKMLRGADAEWYQSILDELTAAGVPEELAERVAGFSSAFPTLDIVAIADRTGKDPLAVAEVYYDLADRLSIAQLMDRIIELPRSDRWQSMARASIREDLYAAHAALTADVLAAGNGVSTPEQRFDAWQEKNAPILGRARTTLEEIQSSDAFDLANLSVAMRTMRTLLRTHS; translated from the coding sequence ATGCAGACCAAGCTGGACGAAGCCAAGGCCGAGCTGCTCGCACGGGCCGCCCGGGTAGCTGAGAACAGCCCGGCAGGGGGGCATCTCCCGGCCGGGACGAATGGCGAGGGGGCTCCGGACCAGGAGTCCGTGCTCGCGTTCCTCCAGCGCTACTACCTGCACACCGCCCCCGAGGACCTGGCCGACCGTGACCCGGTCGACGTCTTCGGAGCAGCCGTCTCCCACTACCGGCTCGCGGAGGTCCGCCCGCAGGGCACCGCGAACGTCAAGGTCCACACGCCGACGGTCGAGGAGAACGGCTGGACCTGCAGCCACTCCGTCGTCGAGGTCGTCACCGACGACATGCCGTTCCTGGTCGACTCGGTCACCAACGAGCTGTCCCGCCAGGGCCGCGGCATCCACGTCGTGATCCACCCGCAGGTCACCGTGCGCCGCGACCTGACCGGCAAGCTCCTGGAGGTCCTGCCCGCGGGCAGCGCCGCCGACGGCCACGACACGCTCACCGAGTCGTGGATCCACGTGGAGATCGACCGGGAGACCGACCGCGCCGACCTGAAGCAGATCACCTCCGACCTGCTGCGTGTCCTGTCCGACGTCCGTGAGGCCGTCGAGGACTGGGAGAAGATGCGGGACTCGGCGCTGCGCATCGCCGACGACCTGCCCAGCGAGCCCACCGCCGACGACGTGCGTGCCCAGGACGTCGAGGAGGCCCGCGAGCTGCTGCGCTGGCTGTCCACCGACCACTTCACGTTCCTCGGCTACCGCGAGTACGAGCTGCGCGAGGACGACTCGCTGTCCGCCGTGCCCGGCACCGGCCTCGGCATCCTGCGCTCCGACCCGCAGCACGGCGTCGACGACCACCACCCGGTGAGCCCGTCCTTCAGCCGGCTGCCCGCCGACGCGCGCGCCAAGGCCCGCGAGCACAAGATCCTCGTGCTGACCAAGGCCAACAGCCGCGCCACCGTGCACCGCCCCTCGTACCTCGACTACGTCGGCGTCAAGAAGTTCGACGCCGAGGGCAACGTCATCGGCGAGCGCCGCTTCCTCGGCCTCTTCTCGAGCGCCGCGTACACGGAGAGCGTCCGGCGCGTCCCGGTCGTGCGCCGCAAGGTCCAGGAAGTGCTGCGGGGCGCCGGGTTCTCGCCCAACAGCCACGACGGCCGCGACCTGCTCCAGATCCTGGAGACGTACCCGCGCGACGAGCTGTTCCAGACCCCGGCCGACGAGCTGCGCGCCATCGTCACCAGCGTCCTCTACCTCCAGGAGCGCCGCCGGCTGCGGCTCTACCTGCGCCAGGACGAGTACGGCCGCTACTACTCGGCCCTCGTCTACCTGCCGCGCGACCGCTACACCACCGGTGTCCGGCTGCGGATCATCGACATCCTCAAGGAAGAGCTCGACGGCACCAGCGTCGACTTCACGGCCTGGAACACCGAGTCGATCCTGTCCCGGCTGCACTTCGTCGTCCGCGTCGAGCCGGGCACCGAGCTGCCCGCGCTGACCGAGGCGGACACCGAGCGCATCGAGGCGCGGCTCGTGGACGCCGCCCGCTCGTGGGCCGACGGCTTCGGCGAGGCGCTGAACGCGGAGTGCGGCGAGGAGCGCGCGGCCGAGCTGGCCCGCCGCTACTCCGGCGCCTTCCCCGAGGGCTACAAGGCCGACCACTCGCCGCGCGCGGCGGTCGCCGACCTCGTCCACCTGGAGGCCCTCAAGCGCGGCGAGAAGGACTTCTCGCTCTCGCTGTACGAGCCCGTGGGCGCGGCCCCCGGTGAGCGCCGCTTCAAGATCTACCGCACTGGAGCCCCGGTCTCCCTCTCGTCCGTCCTGCCGGTCCTCAACCGGCTCGGCGTCGAGGTCATCGACGAGCGCCCGTACGAGCTGCGCTGCTCGGACCGGACCACCGCGTGGATCTACGACTTCGGTCTGCAGATGCCCAAGTCGCCCAACGGCAACGGCGACTACCTCGGTGACGACGGCCGCGAGCGCTTCCAGGAGGCCTTCACGGCGACCTGGACCGGTGCCGCCGAGGACGACGGCTTCAACTCCCTCGTCCTGAGCGCCGGTCTGAACTGGCGGCAGGCGATGGTGCTGCGCGCGTACGCCAAGTACCTGCGCCAGGCCGGTGCGACGTTCAGCCAGGACTACATGGAGGACACCCTCCGTAACAACGTCCACACCACCCGCCTCCTGGTGAGCCTCTTCGAGGCGCGCATGTCGCCGGAGCGCCAGCGGGCCGGGACCGAGCTGATCGACGGGCTCCTGGAGGAACTCGACGGGGCGCTCGACCAGGTCGCGAGCCTGGACGAGGACCGGATCCTGCGGTCCTTCCTGACCGTCATCAAGGCGACGCTGCGGACGAACTTCTTCCAGAAGTCCGACGACGGCAAGCCGCACGCGTACGTCTCCATGAAGTTCGACCCGCAGGCCATCCCCGACCTGCCCGCGCCGCGCCCCGCCTTCGAGATCTGGGTGTACTCGCCGCGCGTCGAGGGTGTGCACCTGCGCTTCGGCAAGGTCGCGCGCGGTGGTCTGCGCTGGTCCGACCGGCGTGAGGACTTCCGTACCGAGGTCCTCGGCCTGGTCAAGGCGCAGATGGTGAAGAACACCGTCATCGTGCCGGTCGGCGCCAAGGGCGGCTTCGTCGCGAAGAACCTGCCGGACCCGAGCGTCGACCGTGACGCCTGGCTGGCCGAGGGTGTCGCGTCGTACAAGACCTTCATCTCGGCGCTGCTCGACATCACCGACAACCTGGTGGCCGGCGAGGTCGTGCCCCCGGCGGACGTCGTGCGCCACGACGAGGACGACACGTACCTCGTGGTCGCGGCCGACAAGGGCACGGCGACGTTCTCCGACATCGCCAACGCGGTCGCCGAGTCGTACAACTTCTGGCTCGGTGACGCCTTCGCCTCCGGCGGTTCGGCGGGCTACGACCACAAGGGCATGGGCATCACCGCCCGCGGCGCCTGGGAGTCCGTGAAGCGGCACTTCCGGGAGCTGGGCACCGACACGCAGACCGAGGACTTCACGGTCGTCGGCGTCGGCGACATGTCCGGTGACGTGTTCGGCAACGGCATGCTGCTCTCCGAGCACATCCGCCTGGTCGCCGCGTTCGACCACCGGCACATCTTCATCGACCCGCGGCCCGACGCGGCCACCTCGTACGCCGAGCGCCGCCGTCTGTTCGACCTGCCGCGCTCCTCGTGGGCCGACTACAACAAGGAGCTGATCTCCGCGGGCGGCGGCATCTTCCCGCGCTCCGCCAAGGCGATCCAGCTCAACGCGCACATCCGCGAGGCACTCGGCATCGAGTCGGGCGCCGCGAAGATGACGCCGGCCGACCTGATGAAGACGATCCTGCACGCGCCGGTCGACCTGCTGTGGAACGGCGGCATCGGCACGTACGTGAAGTCGTCCGCCGAGTCGAACGCGGACGTCGGCGACAAGGCCAACGACGCGATCCGCGTGGACGGCCAGGACGTGCGGGCCAAGGTGATCGGCGAGGGCGGCAACCTCGGCGCGACCCAGCTGGGCCGTATCGAGTTCGCGCGCAAGGGTGGCAAGGTCAACACCGACGCCATCGACAACAGCGCGGGCGTGGACACCTCCGACCACGAGGTGAACATCAAGATCCTGCTCAACGCGCTCGTCACCGACGGCGACATGACCGTCAAGCAGCGCAACAAGCTGCTCGCCGAGATGACCGACGAGGTCGGTGCCCTGGTGCTGCGCAACAACTACGCGCAGAACACGGCCCTCGCCAACGCGGTCGCCCAGGCGCCCGACCTGCTCCACGCCCACCAGCGCTTCATGCGCCGCCTGGTCCGCGACGGGAACCTCGACCGGGCCCTGGAGTTCCTGCCGGCCGACCGGCAGGTCAAGGAACTGCTGAACTCCGGGCGCGGTCTGAGCCAGCCCGAGCTGGCCGTCCTCCTCGCGTACACGAAGATCACGGCCGCGCACGAGCTGATCCAGACGTCGCTGCCGGACGACCCGTACCTGCGCAGGCTCCTGCACGCCTACTTCCCGCAGGCGCTGCGCGAGCGGTTCTCCGACGCGGTCGACGGGCACGCGCTGCGCCGCGAGATCATCACCACGGTGCTGGTCAACGACACGGTGAACACGGGCGGTTCGACGTTCCTGCACCGGCTGCGCGAGGAGACCGGGGCGTCCCTGGAGGAGATCGTGCGGGCGCAGCTCGCCGCGCGCGAGATCTTCGGCCTCGGCGAGGTCTGGGACGCGGTCGAGGCGCTCGACAATGTCGTCGCCGCGGACGTCCAGACCCGGATCAGGCTGCACTCGCGCCGCCTGGTCGAGCGTGGCACGCGCTGGCTGCTCAACAACCGGCCGCAGCCGCTCCAGCTCGCCGAGACGATCGACTTCTTCCATGAGGGTGTCGCCCAGGTCTGGTCGGCCATGCCGAAGATGCTGCGCGGCGCGGACGCCGAGTGGTACCAGTCGATCCTGGACGAGCTGACCGCCGCGGGCGTGCCGGAGGAGCTGGCCGAGCGGGTCGCCGGGTTCTCCTCGGCCTTCCCGACGCTCGACATCGTGGCGATCGCCGACCGCACCGGCAAGGACCCCCTGGCCGTCGCCGAGGTGTACTACGACCTCGCGGACCGGCTGTCCATCGCGCAGCTGATGGACCGGATCATCGAGCTGCCGCGGTCCGACCGCTGGCAGTCGATGGCCCGCGCCTCGATCCGCGAGGACCTGTACGCGGCGCACGCCGCCCTCACGGCCGATGTGCTGGCCGCCGGGAACGGCGTGTCGACTCCGGAGCAGCGCTTCGACGCGTGGCAGGAGAAGAACGCGCCGATCCTGGGCCGCGCGCGGACGACCCTGGAGGAGATCCAGAGCTCGGACGCCTTCGACCTGGCGAACCTGTCGGTCGCGATGCGCACGATGAGGACGCTGCTGCGCACGCACTCGTAG